A part of Pseudomonas lutea genomic DNA contains:
- a CDS encoding carbohydrate ABC transporter permease, giving the protein MSKVQNNKAWWLVLPVFLLVAFSAIIPMMTVVNYSVQDIFDQSSRYFVGADWFRQVLQDPRLHDSLLRQFIYSGCVLLIEIPLGIAIALTMPTKGRWSSLCLIVMTIPLLIPFNVVGTIWQIFGRGDIGLLGWILNDVLGISYNYAANASDAWVTVLVIDVWHWTSLVALLCYSGLRAIPDVYYQAARIDRASNWAVFRHIQLPKMKSVLLIAVMLRFMDSFMIYTEPFVLTGGGPGNSTTFLSQTLTTMALGQFDLGPAAAFSLVYFLIILLVSWVFYTAMTHSEKN; this is encoded by the coding sequence ATGAGTAAAGTGCAGAACAACAAAGCCTGGTGGCTGGTCCTGCCGGTGTTCCTGCTGGTGGCGTTCAGCGCCATTATTCCGATGATGACCGTGGTCAACTATTCGGTGCAGGACATCTTCGATCAGTCCAGCCGCTACTTCGTCGGCGCCGACTGGTTCCGCCAGGTGCTGCAGGATCCGCGGCTGCACGATTCGCTGCTGCGCCAGTTCATCTACTCCGGCTGCGTACTGCTGATCGAAATCCCGCTGGGCATCGCCATTGCGCTGACCATGCCGACCAAGGGTCGCTGGTCTTCACTCTGTCTGATCGTGATGACCATCCCGCTGCTGATTCCCTTCAACGTGGTCGGGACCATCTGGCAGATCTTCGGCCGTGGTGACATTGGTCTGCTCGGCTGGATCCTCAATGATGTGCTGGGCATCAGCTACAACTACGCGGCCAACGCGTCGGACGCCTGGGTGACCGTGCTGGTCATCGATGTCTGGCACTGGACCTCGCTGGTGGCATTGCTGTGCTACTCGGGTCTGCGCGCCATTCCGGATGTGTACTACCAGGCCGCGCGTATCGATCGGGCGTCCAACTGGGCCGTGTTCCGTCACATCCAGTTGCCGAAGATGAAGAGCGTGCTGTTGATCGCGGTGATGCTGCGCTTCATGGACAGCTTCATGATCTACACCGAGCCGTTCGTGCTCACCGGTGGCGGTCCAGGCAACTCGACGACCTTCCTCAGCCAGACCCTGACGACCATGGCCCTCGGCCAGTTCGACCTGGGGCCTGCGGCGGCGTTCTCGCTGGTGTATTTCCTGATCATTCTGTTGGTCTCGTGGGTGTTCTACACCGCCATGACCCACAGCGAAAAGAACTGA
- the cysS gene encoding cysteine--tRNA ligase, with protein MLSIYNTLSKSKEVFKPLDGNKVRMYVCGMTVYDYCHLGHGRSMVAFDLVTRWLRFSGYDLTYVRNITDIDDKIINRARENGEAFDALTARMIDAMHEDEARLNILKPDMEPRATDYIGGMHDMIQSLIDKGYAYAPGNGDVYYRVGKFLGYGKLSRKKIEDLRIGARIEVDEAKDDPLDFVLWKGVKPGEPSWESPWGAGRPGWHIECSVMSTCCLGETFDIHGGGSDLEFPHHENEIAQSEAATGKTYANAWMHCGMIRINGEKMSKSLNNFFTIRDVLDKYHPEVVRYLLVSSHYRSAINYSEDSLKESKGALERFYHALKGLPVAEPAGGEAFVERFSAAMNDDFGTPEACAVLFEMVREINRLRDSDVNAAAGLAARLKELASVLGVLQLEADDFLRAGAEGRVDAAEVEALIAARLQARADKNWAESDRIRDQLTAMGVVLEDGKGGTTWRLAD; from the coding sequence GTGCTTTCTATCTACAACACGCTCAGCAAGAGCAAAGAAGTCTTCAAGCCGCTGGATGGCAACAAGGTGCGCATGTACGTCTGCGGCATGACCGTGTACGACTATTGCCACCTTGGCCACGGCCGCAGCATGGTGGCCTTCGATCTGGTGACTCGCTGGCTGCGTTTCAGCGGCTACGACCTGACCTATGTGCGCAACATCACCGACATCGACGACAAGATCATCAATCGCGCCCGTGAAAACGGCGAAGCGTTCGATGCCCTGACCGCGCGCATGATCGACGCGATGCACGAGGACGAAGCGCGGCTGAACATCCTCAAGCCGGACATGGAACCGCGCGCCACCGATTACATCGGCGGCATGCATGACATGATCCAGAGCCTGATCGACAAGGGTTACGCTTACGCGCCGGGCAACGGTGACGTGTACTACCGCGTCGGCAAATTCCTCGGTTACGGCAAGCTGTCACGCAAGAAAATCGAAGATTTGCGCATCGGCGCCCGGATCGAGGTGGACGAAGCCAAGGACGATCCACTGGACTTTGTCCTCTGGAAGGGCGTCAAACCGGGCGAGCCCAGCTGGGAATCGCCGTGGGGGGCCGGGCGTCCGGGCTGGCACATTGAGTGCTCGGTGATGTCCACCTGCTGCCTCGGTGAGACGTTCGACATTCATGGCGGCGGCAGCGATCTCGAATTTCCGCACCATGAAAACGAGATTGCCCAGAGCGAAGCCGCGACCGGCAAGACGTACGCCAATGCCTGGATGCACTGCGGCATGATCCGCATCAATGGCGAGAAGATGTCCAAGTCCTTGAACAACTTCTTCACCATTCGCGATGTGCTGGATAAATATCATCCGGAAGTCGTGCGGTACTTGCTGGTGTCGAGCCACTACCGCAGCGCGATCAACTATTCCGAAGACAGCCTGAAAGAATCCAAAGGTGCGCTGGAGCGGTTCTACCACGCGCTGAAGGGGCTTCCGGTCGCTGAGCCCGCAGGCGGCGAAGCATTCGTCGAGCGCTTTTCTGCAGCCATGAACGACGACTTTGGCACGCCGGAAGCCTGTGCCGTGTTGTTTGAAATGGTCCGCGAGATCAACCGTCTGCGCGACAGCGATGTCAACGCAGCGGCAGGTCTGGCAGCGAGGCTGAAAGAGCTGGCGAGCGTATTGGGTGTGTTGCAGCTGGAAGCCGATGACTTCCTGCGCGCCGGCGCGGAGGGGCGTGTCGACGCTGCCGAAGTCGAAGCCCTGATCGCCGCCCGCCTGCAAGCGCGTGCGGACAAGAACTGGGCTGAATCCGACCGCATCCGCGACCAGCTCACCGCCATGGGCGTCGTGCTGGAAGACGGCAAGGGCGGGACGACCTGGCGTCTGGCGGACTGA
- a CDS encoding ABC transporter ATP-binding protein, with protein MSLTLEHVSRAVDGQIWIDDASLSFEPGSFNVLLGRTLSGKTSLMRLMAGLDKPDSGRVLMNGKDVTHVAVRHRNVSMVYQQFINYPSMTVYDNIASPLRQAKMSKEEIDRRVRETAKMLRIEKFLPRYPLELSGGQQQRTAMARALVKDAELILFDEPLVNLDYKLREELRQEMRQLFETRNTIAIYATTEPNEALALGGTTTILHEGRLIQSGRTPEVYHQPKTVLAAELFSEPPINLMPGRIEGNEVSFANFAHFPLNVDLRRIGDGDYRFGVRPSHLSLVPSNDDDLELAVTVELAEISGSETFLHVRNEHFSLVLHLPGVHEYDVDTPIRVYIPTHKLFVFDQQGGLIQAPGLRMARVA; from the coding sequence ATGTCTCTCACGCTTGAGCACGTCAGCCGCGCAGTCGACGGTCAGATCTGGATCGACGATGCGTCGCTGAGCTTCGAACCCGGCTCATTCAATGTATTGCTGGGGCGCACCTTATCAGGCAAAACCAGCCTGATGCGCTTGATGGCCGGTCTGGACAAACCAGACAGCGGCCGGGTACTGATGAATGGCAAAGATGTCACCCATGTCGCGGTGCGTCATCGCAATGTTTCGATGGTTTATCAGCAGTTCATCAACTATCCGAGCATGACCGTCTACGACAACATCGCCTCGCCACTGCGCCAGGCCAAGATGTCGAAAGAGGAAATTGACCGACGCGTGCGGGAAACCGCCAAGATGCTGCGCATCGAGAAATTTCTCCCTCGTTACCCCCTTGAGCTGTCCGGCGGCCAGCAACAGCGCACCGCCATGGCGCGGGCACTGGTCAAGGACGCTGAATTGATTCTGTTTGACGAGCCTCTCGTCAACCTCGACTACAAATTGCGTGAAGAACTGCGGCAGGAGATGCGCCAGCTGTTCGAGACGCGCAACACCATTGCTATCTACGCCACCACCGAGCCGAACGAAGCGCTGGCGCTGGGCGGTACCACGACGATTCTGCATGAAGGCCGGCTGATCCAGAGCGGCAGAACACCCGAGGTGTATCACCAGCCGAAAACCGTGCTGGCCGCCGAATTGTTCTCCGAGCCACCGATCAACCTGATGCCGGGTCGCATTGAAGGCAACGAAGTCAGCTTCGCCAACTTTGCTCACTTCCCGCTGAACGTTGACCTGCGCCGCATCGGCGATGGCGACTACCGCTTCGGCGTGCGCCCGAGCCATCTGAGTCTGGTGCCCTCCAACGACGACGACCTCGAACTGGCAGTGACCGTCGAGCTCGCCGAGATCAGCGGCTCTGAAACATTCCTGCACGTGCGCAACGAGCATTTCTCGCTGGTGCTGCATTTGCCGGGCGTTCACGAATACGACGTGGACACGCCGATTCGCGTGTACATCCCGACTCACAAACTGTTCGTATTCGATCAGCAGGGCGGCCTTATCCAGGCGCCGGGCCTGCGCATGGCGAGGGTTGCCTGA
- a CDS encoding type II toxin-antitoxin system Phd/YefM family antitoxin: MIIVPLGEAKDNLSKLVDDAAAGQTITIAKHGRAMARLVPIGRPTGKRIGAMKGILQLPDDFDAPLSDAVLDDFEGGRS; encoded by the coding sequence ATGATCATCGTTCCCCTAGGCGAGGCCAAAGACAATCTGTCAAAACTGGTGGATGACGCCGCAGCAGGCCAGACCATCACGATCGCTAAACATGGCCGCGCCATGGCACGCCTGGTTCCGATCGGGCGGCCCACCGGTAAACGCATCGGTGCTATGAAAGGTATTCTTCAACTACCCGACGACTTCGATGCACCGCTTTCTGACGCGGTGCTTGATGATTTCGAAGGCGGTCGCTCATGA
- a CDS encoding DUF2160 domain-containing protein gives MEWMSWTLPTAIFFASIAAILVAMTAWELRSASIERRGFLPIATTRGDRLFIGLLGSAYLHLLVIGATSWNIWVASGLSLVWLLVVMRWG, from the coding sequence ATGGAGTGGATGTCCTGGACCCTGCCGACTGCTATTTTCTTCGCGTCCATCGCTGCGATTCTGGTGGCGATGACCGCGTGGGAACTGCGCTCGGCGAGCATTGAACGTCGCGGGTTTTTGCCGATTGCCACCACGCGAGGCGATCGTTTGTTCATCGGCCTGCTCGGCAGCGCCTATCTGCACCTGCTGGTGATTGGCGCGACCAGCTGGAATATCTGGGTCGCCTCCGGGCTGTCCCTGGTGTGGCTGTTGGTGGTGATGCGTTGGGGTTGA
- a CDS encoding sigma-54-dependent Fis family transcriptional regulator yields MATPGASPSHDTIIQDSWARCREFGLDHQSRPSFGRLPEQQVSQLLERHHSLVQTTHQQVLPFYENILSNSNCLILLADQQGQVLNSWGNKRFVEPDQQPGFVAGASWLEQGAGTNAIGTALACEQAVHIEHDEHFLKANRFMTGSAAPIFDASRRMIAVLDVSSDSFLPPSHTLGMVKMMSQTIENRLILDQFQDGYFQLIFNTGLNNLDSQWAGLLVFDESGRVLCANRRADNLLGVSLLNAHIENLFKAPIEHLLDQVEGQPFPLQALGHNRFHCVLKRPKAPVLKLRAVPVTARASVPTSVALCAADERVEKAARQGQRLLEKNVPLLVLGETGVGKEVFVKALHRASSRADQPLVAVNCAAIPSELVEAELFGYEKGAFTGAHHKGSIGLIRKADKGTLFLDEIGDMPLAVQARLLRVLQERCVQPVGSSELYPVDIRVISATHCSLREHVQNGRFRQDLYYRISGLNLELPPLRERSDKAGLVLAIWEQHREPQQTAGFEPQVMELFERHPWPGNLRQLSNVIQVALALADDQPISTEHLPEDFFADLAIGCESVEPETAFNRKAALDTPEELNELLQAAGGNISQLAKQLGVSRNTLYKRLREQGF; encoded by the coding sequence ATGGCCACACCAGGCGCATCCCCCAGCCACGACACCATCATTCAGGATTCGTGGGCCCGCTGCCGCGAGTTCGGCCTTGACCACCAGTCACGCCCCTCCTTCGGCCGTCTGCCCGAACAGCAAGTGTCGCAACTGCTGGAACGTCACCATTCGCTGGTGCAAACCACCCACCAGCAAGTGCTGCCGTTTTACGAGAACATTCTGAGCAATTCCAATTGCCTGATCCTGCTTGCGGATCAACAAGGCCAGGTGCTCAACTCCTGGGGCAATAAACGCTTCGTCGAGCCGGACCAGCAACCGGGCTTCGTCGCAGGCGCCAGCTGGCTGGAGCAAGGGGCTGGCACCAATGCCATCGGTACTGCGCTTGCCTGTGAACAGGCTGTTCACATTGAACACGATGAACACTTTCTGAAAGCCAACCGCTTCATGACCGGTTCTGCCGCACCGATTTTCGATGCGTCGCGACGGATGATTGCGGTGCTCGATGTGTCCAGCGACAGCTTCCTGCCGCCTTCCCATACCCTTGGGATGGTGAAGATGATGAGCCAGACCATCGAAAACCGACTGATCCTCGACCAGTTTCAGGACGGCTATTTCCAGCTCATTTTCAATACCGGCCTCAACAATCTGGACAGCCAGTGGGCAGGGTTGCTGGTGTTCGATGAAAGCGGCCGGGTGCTGTGCGCAAATCGACGCGCTGACAATCTCCTGGGGGTCAGCTTGTTGAACGCCCATATCGAGAACCTGTTCAAGGCGCCCATTGAACATTTGCTGGATCAGGTCGAAGGCCAGCCCTTCCCGCTACAGGCGCTGGGCCATAACCGCTTTCATTGCGTGCTGAAAAGGCCCAAGGCGCCTGTTCTCAAGCTTCGGGCCGTACCTGTTACTGCGCGGGCTTCCGTTCCCACGTCGGTGGCGCTCTGCGCTGCAGATGAGCGTGTGGAGAAAGCCGCCCGTCAGGGTCAGCGGTTGCTGGAGAAGAACGTGCCGCTGCTTGTCCTGGGCGAGACGGGTGTGGGGAAAGAAGTGTTCGTCAAAGCCCTGCACCGCGCCAGCTCGCGAGCCGATCAGCCGTTGGTGGCGGTCAACTGCGCGGCGATTCCGTCGGAGCTGGTCGAGGCCGAGCTGTTTGGCTATGAAAAAGGTGCGTTCACCGGCGCTCACCACAAAGGCAGCATCGGACTGATCCGCAAGGCCGACAAGGGCACGCTGTTTCTGGATGAAATAGGCGACATGCCGCTGGCGGTTCAGGCGCGCTTGCTGCGTGTTTTGCAGGAGCGTTGCGTGCAGCCGGTGGGTAGCAGCGAGCTTTATCCGGTGGACATCCGGGTGATTTCCGCCACCCACTGCTCATTGCGTGAACATGTTCAGAACGGGCGGTTTCGGCAGGATCTTTACTACCGCATCAGCGGGCTGAACCTGGAATTGCCGCCGCTGCGTGAGCGCAGTGACAAGGCCGGGCTGGTGCTTGCCATCTGGGAACAGCACCGCGAACCTCAACAAACGGCAGGTTTCGAGCCGCAGGTAATGGAGCTGTTCGAACGTCATCCATGGCCGGGTAATTTGCGCCAGTTGAGCAACGTGATTCAGGTGGCGTTGGCGCTGGCCGACGATCAGCCGATTTCCACGGAGCATCTGCCGGAGGACTTTTTCGCTGATCTGGCGATAGGTTGCGAGAGCGTCGAGCCCGAAACAGCGTTCAACCGCAAGGCCGCGCTGGACACGCCGGAAGAGCTGAACGAGTTGCTGCAGGCGGCGGGCGGGAACATCTCGCAGCTGGCCAAGCAACTGGGGGTCAGCCGCAATACGCTGTACAAGCGGCTGCGGGAACAGGGGTTTTAG
- a CDS encoding ABC transporter ATP-binding protein — protein sequence MAEIRLQQLAHSYSAHPSGPEDYAIREMTHIWEQGGAYALLGPSGCGKSTLLNIISGLLSPSEGKVMFDETVVNDMSPEERNIAQVFQFPVVYDTMTVYDNLAFPLRNQGMPEAKVKIKVHEIADVLDLQPLLKKKAKGLTADEKQKVSMGRGLVRDDVSAILFDEPLTVIDPHLKWKLRRKLKQIHEQFNITMVYVTHDQLEASTFADKIAVMYGGQIVQFGTPRELFEKPHHTFVGYFIGSPGMNLIEVKPEVGGVGFGGIHLPLSDALQQRLAATQWSTLKVGIRPEFVHVWDGPVDDAMQAEVTYVEDLGTYKILTLNLAGQLLKVRMQEDKPVPQGQAWISFPAQWLMLYADEFLLEAATQPVPAGEVPHE from the coding sequence ATGGCCGAGATCCGCTTGCAACAACTCGCACACAGTTACAGCGCCCACCCGTCAGGTCCTGAAGACTACGCGATCCGTGAAATGACCCACATCTGGGAGCAGGGCGGTGCTTACGCTTTGCTCGGCCCGTCCGGCTGTGGCAAATCGACCCTGCTCAACATCATCTCCGGTCTGCTCAGCCCGTCTGAAGGCAAGGTGATGTTCGACGAGACGGTGGTCAACGACATGTCGCCGGAGGAGCGCAACATCGCTCAGGTTTTCCAGTTCCCGGTGGTCTACGACACCATGACGGTGTACGACAACCTTGCGTTTCCTCTGCGCAATCAGGGCATGCCTGAAGCCAAGGTCAAGATCAAGGTGCATGAAATCGCCGATGTCCTGGACCTGCAGCCGCTGTTGAAGAAGAAAGCCAAGGGCCTCACCGCTGACGAAAAACAGAAAGTGTCGATGGGTCGCGGCCTGGTTCGCGATGACGTGTCGGCAATTCTGTTCGACGAACCGCTGACCGTAATTGACCCGCACCTGAAGTGGAAGCTGCGCCGCAAGCTCAAGCAGATTCACGAGCAGTTCAACATCACCATGGTTTACGTCACTCACGATCAGCTGGAGGCATCGACCTTCGCCGACAAGATTGCAGTGATGTACGGCGGTCAGATCGTGCAGTTCGGCACGCCTCGCGAGCTGTTCGAAAAACCGCATCACACCTTCGTCGGTTACTTCATCGGCAGCCCCGGCATGAACCTCATTGAGGTCAAGCCTGAGGTGGGCGGTGTGGGTTTCGGCGGCATTCATCTGCCTCTGTCCGACGCTTTGCAGCAGCGGCTGGCCGCGACTCAGTGGAGCACCTTGAAAGTCGGGATTCGTCCCGAATTCGTGCATGTCTGGGACGGACCCGTTGACGACGCCATGCAGGCTGAAGTGACCTACGTCGAGGATTTGGGGACCTACAAGATCCTCACCCTCAACCTGGCCGGCCAGCTGTTGAAAGTGCGCATGCAGGAAGACAAGCCGGTGCCCCAGGGCCAGGCATGGATCAGTTTCCCTGCGCAGTGGCTGATGCTGTACGCCGATGAATTTTTGCTGGAGGCCGCTACCCAACCAGTGCCGGCCGGCGAGGTGCCCCATGAGTAA
- a CDS encoding carbohydrate ABC transporter permease yields MSFKKLIPLWIYLLFLLVPIYWLVNMSFKTNTEILGGLTLFPRDFTLANYKVIFTDESWYSGYINSLYYVCLNMVISLSVALPAAYAFSRYRFLGDKHLFFWLLTNRMAPPAVFLLPFFQLYSSIGLFDTHIAVALAHCLFNVPLAVWILEGFMSGVPKEIDETAYIDGYSFPKFFGKIFIPLIGSGIGVTAFFCFMFSWVELLLARTLTSVNAKPIAAVMTRTVSASGIDWGVLAAAGVLTILPGMLVIWFVRNHVVKGFALGRV; encoded by the coding sequence GTGTCGTTCAAAAAGCTCATTCCGCTGTGGATCTACCTGCTGTTTCTGCTGGTGCCGATCTACTGGCTGGTCAACATGTCTTTCAAGACCAACACCGAAATCCTCGGCGGGCTGACCCTGTTCCCCCGGGACTTCACGTTGGCGAATTACAAGGTCATCTTCACCGACGAAAGCTGGTACAGCGGGTACATCAACTCGCTGTACTACGTCTGCCTGAATATGGTGATATCGCTGAGTGTCGCATTGCCAGCGGCCTACGCGTTTTCACGCTATCGTTTCCTCGGCGACAAGCACCTGTTCTTCTGGCTGCTGACCAACCGGATGGCGCCGCCAGCGGTTTTCCTGCTGCCTTTCTTCCAGCTGTACTCGTCCATCGGCCTGTTCGACACGCACATTGCGGTAGCGTTGGCGCACTGTTTGTTCAACGTACCGCTGGCGGTGTGGATCCTTGAAGGCTTCATGTCCGGTGTTCCGAAGGAAATTGACGAAACCGCCTACATTGACGGCTATAGCTTTCCCAAGTTCTTCGGCAAGATTTTCATTCCGCTGATTGGCTCGGGCATCGGTGTGACTGCGTTTTTCTGCTTCATGTTCTCGTGGGTCGAGTTGTTGCTGGCGCGTACGCTGACCTCGGTCAACGCCAAGCCGATCGCGGCGGTCATGACGCGTACCGTTTCGGCATCAGGTATCGATTGGGGGGTGCTGGCAGCGGCGGGGGTGTTGACCATCCTGCCGGGCATGCTGGTGATCTGGTTCGTTCGTAATCACGTGGTCAAGGGCTTTGCTCTTGGTCGTGTCTGA
- a CDS encoding type II toxin-antitoxin system VapC family toxin, protein MRILLDTHILLWALTDDPRLSPKAKKLIETATEVYISAATFWEMSIKIGLGKLTADLEEIREYCQDSGFIELPVSVEHAIAVKDLEHHHRDPFDRLIVAAAITEPMKLITSDAMVAKYTSLAVLA, encoded by the coding sequence ATGAGGATACTGCTGGATACTCATATTCTTCTGTGGGCTCTGACAGACGACCCGAGGCTCTCTCCCAAAGCAAAAAAACTGATTGAAACCGCTACTGAGGTTTATATCAGTGCAGCTACGTTTTGGGAGATGTCGATAAAGATCGGGCTAGGGAAGCTGACGGCCGATCTAGAGGAGATTCGCGAATACTGCCAGGACAGCGGCTTCATCGAACTTCCTGTCAGCGTGGAACATGCCATTGCGGTCAAAGATCTGGAACATCACCACCGCGACCCTTTCGACAGGCTGATCGTTGCGGCTGCCATTACAGAACCCATGAAACTTATTACCTCAGACGCGATGGTTGCCAAGTACACGTCACTGGCAGTGCTGGCCTGA
- a CDS encoding ABC transporter substrate-binding protein, producing the protein MFNKKNKLRHSVTVATMVMLSGLSVSAWADQYEDAAKKWASSEFKPTTLSDADQLKELEWFIKAAEPFRGMDIKVVSETLTTHEYESKTLAKAFTEITGIKVTHDLLQEGDVIEKLQTAMQSNQSIYDGWVNDSDLIGTHFRYGKAMSLTDLMASAEGSKVTSPTLDLKDFIGTSFTTAPDGKLYQLPDQQFANLYWFRADWFDRADLKEKFKAKYGYELGVPVNWSAYEDIAKFFSEDVKELDGKKVYGHMDYGKKDPSLGWRFTDAWFSMAGSGDKGLPNGLPVDEWGIRVEACHPVGSSITRGGDTNGPAAVYATQKYIDWLKAYAPPEAAGMTFSESGPVPSQGNVAQQIFWYTAFTADMTKPGLPVMNADGTPKWRMAPSPKGPYWKEGMKLGYQDVGSWTFLKSTEEKKRLAAWLYAQFVTSKSVSLKKTIVGLTPIRESDINSKEMTALAPKLGGLVEFYRSPARVQWSPTGTNVPDYPKLAQLWWSHVAEAVTGEKTAQAALDGLAKDQDAIMTRIERSKVQDASGCAPKMNPETSAEEWYTKAEKSNGAFLAPQRKLANEKPKGETIAYSDLLKSWEAGKK; encoded by the coding sequence ATGTTCAATAAGAAAAACAAGCTGCGACATAGTGTGACGGTAGCAACGATGGTGATGCTCAGTGGCTTGAGCGTTTCGGCCTGGGCCGACCAGTACGAGGATGCCGCCAAGAAATGGGCCTCCAGCGAATTCAAACCGACCACGCTGTCCGATGCCGACCAGCTCAAGGAGCTGGAGTGGTTCATCAAGGCGGCCGAGCCGTTCCGTGGCATGGACATCAAGGTGGTTTCCGAAACCTTGACCACCCACGAATATGAATCCAAAACCCTGGCCAAGGCGTTCACTGAAATCACCGGCATCAAGGTCACCCACGACCTGTTGCAGGAAGGTGATGTGATCGAGAAGCTGCAGACTGCCATGCAGTCCAACCAAAGTATCTATGACGGCTGGGTGAACGACTCCGACCTGATTGGTACTCACTTCCGCTACGGCAAAGCGATGTCTCTGACAGACCTGATGGCGAGCGCCGAGGGGTCGAAAGTCACTTCCCCTACGCTTGACCTCAAGGACTTCATTGGTACGTCTTTCACCACCGCGCCAGACGGCAAGCTTTATCAGCTGCCCGACCAGCAGTTCGCCAACCTCTACTGGTTCCGCGCCGACTGGTTCGACCGTGCTGACCTGAAAGAGAAGTTCAAGGCCAAATACGGCTACGAGCTGGGCGTCCCGGTCAACTGGTCGGCCTATGAAGACATTGCCAAGTTCTTCAGCGAGGACGTCAAGGAACTGGACGGCAAGAAAGTCTACGGCCACATGGATTACGGCAAGAAAGATCCATCCCTGGGCTGGCGCTTCACTGACGCCTGGTTCTCCATGGCCGGCAGCGGCGACAAGGGCCTGCCCAACGGTCTGCCCGTGGACGAGTGGGGTATTCGCGTAGAAGCCTGCCACCCGGTCGGTTCAAGCATCACCCGCGGCGGCGACACCAACGGCCCGGCCGCTGTGTATGCCACCCAGAAGTACATCGACTGGCTTAAGGCCTACGCGCCGCCTGAAGCTGCAGGCATGACCTTCTCCGAGTCCGGCCCGGTGCCGTCCCAGGGTAACGTCGCGCAGCAGATCTTCTGGTACACCGCCTTCACCGCCGACATGACCAAGCCTGGTCTGCCGGTCATGAACGCCGACGGCACGCCGAAATGGCGGATGGCGCCATCGCCAAAAGGTCCTTACTGGAAAGAGGGCATGAAGCTGGGTTATCAGGACGTGGGCTCCTGGACCTTCCTCAAGTCCACCGAAGAGAAGAAGCGCCTTGCGGCCTGGCTCTACGCGCAATTCGTAACGTCGAAGTCGGTTTCGCTGAAGAAAACTATCGTGGGCCTGACGCCGATTCGTGAATCGGACATCAACTCCAAAGAGATGACGGCCCTGGCGCCGAAGCTCGGTGGTCTGGTCGAGTTCTATCGCAGCCCGGCCCGCGTGCAGTGGTCGCCGACCGGCACCAACGTACCGGACTATCCGAAGCTGGCTCAGCTGTGGTGGAGCCATGTGGCTGAGGCCGTTACCGGCGAGAAAACCGCCCAGGCGGCTCTCGACGGTCTGGCCAAGGATCAGGATGCAATCATGACCCGCATCGAGCGCTCCAAGGTTCAGGATGCCAGCGGTTGCGCACCGAAGATGAACCCGGAAACCTCGGCTGAGGAGTGGTACACCAAGGCAGAGAAGAGCAACGGTGCGTTCCTGGCGCCGCAACGCAAGCTGGCCAACGAGAAGCCGAAGGGCGAAACCATCGCTTACTCCGACCTCTTGAAGAGCTGGGAAGCGGGCAAGAAATAA